The Halomonas qaidamensis genome includes the window TGGTAAACCAGCGACATTGAGCTGAATACAGCTTGCTTTCTCTTATCAGCTTTTTCAGAAACAGCTGTTCGCCGCCCTTACACCAAAGCTCTGCTCCCAGCCCGCCAAAATTCAGAGTGGGGGTTTGGGTCGTTGGTTTTTGTTCACCGCGACTGCGAGCAAGGTTATTGAGTTTAAGCTGGCTACCTTTAAGTGCTTCATCAAGCGAGGCATGGAAGGGCGGGTTGCAGACGCTGACATCAAAAAACTCGCCAGCTTGAATAATCCCTTCAAAAATGTGGTTTTTATCGTGCTGCGTGCGCAGTGTGAAGCGTTCTTTGAGAGTGGGGTTATTGGCGATAATTCTGGCTACGTTTTCAAGCGACTGAGGGTTAATGTCACTACCGACACATTGCCAGCCGTAAATTTGGCAGGCCAGTAGCGGGTAGATTCCATTTGCTCCAGTTCCGATATCGAGTAGCTTGATACTGCGCTGTTCAAGCCCCAACAAGTCAGCCATATAATGGATATAGTCGGCTCTGCCTGGGATGGGAGGGCAAAGCGCTCCCTCTGGAATATCCCAATCGACAATGTTGTAGTGCCGGTTTAATAACGCGGCATTAAGCGTTTTTACTGCCACTGGGTCTGCGAAATCGATGGAGAGGTCGCCATGCGCGTTCGGTTTCACATGAGGGGCTAATGCAGGGTGGCTTTGTACGAGAGCCGAGAAGTCATAGCCTTGGTTGTGTAGATTCCTTGGGTGCAGGCCTTTGCGAACAGGCCTAGCTTGGCTTTTTTCACTTCGATGGGGGTTGCTCACAGTAATAGGCCCAAGGCTTGGAGTTCGATAGTAGAGTGGGACTTGCTTAGCCGGTGATTATAAGCTTAATGGTTGTGACGTGCATGCTCGGTAGTCCGAGGGTAAGTTCGAGGTGGCGAGAGGCTTGCTGTCCATTACGCGTTTGTTTCTTGTCGGGTTCTGGCCTTTTGCTCTGCCTGATCCAGAAGTACAGGGCCGCTACCTGATTCTGCCAGTTTTTTTAAAAGCTGCTGCCAGTCTTCAACTGTTGGCGTGCGGTTATCAAACGACTCTCTGTCATGCATTGGTTCAGCTGACCATCAGTAAGGAATATTTAAATGATTCGTAAATGCCGAGAGAGGGATATTGACCAGATATTGGAGATATGGCTTTCAGCATCGATTAAAGCGCACGCTTTTGTTGAGGCGGAATTTTGGGCGTCAAAGGTTAACGAAATGCGAGATGTTTATATCCCCGCATCGGAGACGTTTGTCTTCGAATCTGACAATCAGATAGCGGGATTCTACAGTTTGTACGGAAATACGCTGGCTGCCATTTTTGTGTCCCCTGAATTACAAGGCGAAGGTGTGGGGTCAGCGATGCTTGATGATGCCAAGAGCAGAAGGGAGTGTTTGCAACTGTCGGTCTACCAGGAAAATACTCCCAGTATCAACTTTTATAAAAAGCAGGGGTTTATTTTATTAGGTGAGCAAGTTGATGAGCTAACTGGCCATCCAGAGTTAGTTATGGAGTATTACGGTTAACAACGCGTTGTGGCCGCTTGTAGGTCACTTCGCATAAACCAGCAAAGCGTTGAGATATGCGTTAACAGACCTTAAGCAAGGAATAGAGATGGATCATGAAGCGCTGATTAAACAATGGATAATGAGTGATTCTGATCGCTTGGAGGCGCTGACTATCGCGGCTGCGCAGAAGCTGCCGGGTTGGTGTCTTGCTGCTGGATTCGTGAGAAATTTGGTGTGGGACAAGCTGCATGACTTTTCAGCGAGTACGCCATTGAACGACATTGATTTAATTTACTTCGATTCAAACGACGTAAGTGTTTCTCGTGATCGTGAGATTGAGCAAGGGTTAAGAGGCGTCTCAACCTTTCCCTGGTCAGTAAAGAACCAAGCAAGAATGCATGAGCGAAATAGGGACTGTCCGTATACCTCAACTGAAGATGCGATGAGTTTCTGGGTCGAAGTGGAAACTGCGGTAGGTGCTGCGTTGGGTGATAATGGGGAGGTCATCATTGTGGCTCCCTTTGGCGTTAAGCCGCTGTTTGACTATACCGTTACATTAAATCCTAAACGGCCAAAACGAACGGATTTTGAAGCTCGGGTATACAACAAGCAGTGGCTGCAAACTTGGCCAAAACTGGTGGTAAATGCTTAGCAAGGTAGCAGATGACTGTACCGTACAAACCAAACCCGGCACCGCTGCGCGCTGCTTTTGCGCCGGGCCGCCGCTGCGGGTGCGCTTCGCTTACCACGCACTACAACACCTGTTAATTTAATGCGTTGCCGAATCGTAGTGCGGTGTAACGCATGGCAAGGAGCAGCAGTTTCATTTTTACATGCTGGAAAATAACGTATTTAGATTCTTAGGACGCCCTTACATGAACATTGGCATCTATATCTATGACCAAGCAGAAGTACTCGATTTCTCGGGCCCCTTTGAAGTTTTTACGACGGCCAGTCGCGTCAGTGATGAAGACGCGCCGTTTTCAGTATTTTTAATTGCTGAAAAAGACGGCCCGGTAACTGCTAGGGCGGGATACCAGGTGTTGCCAAATGCCACCATCGATAATCACCCGCCTATGGATGTATTGATTATTGTCGGTGGTGTGCACACGGGTGAAATGGCAAACGAAAAGGTAAAGGCCTGGATTGCAGATCAAGCAGCCATAGTGCAGCAGGTGGCCACAGTGTGTACTGGTATCTTCCTGTTTGCTAATGCACAACCCGGCCTGAAAGGAAGAGTGACTACCCACTGGGACGATCAAGGTGATTTGCGAACTCAGTTTCCGCAGCTTGATGTGGTGGAAGACGTGCGCTGGGTAGACGATGGCGGTGTCATTAGTTCAGGTGGCATCTCGGCGGGGATCGATATGTGCTTACACTTGGTCGCCAAGTTACGCAGCACCGAGCTTGCGGAGAAAACAGCGCGGCAAATGGAATATCGCTGGGATAGATAAAGTAAGTGCCTTGCAGAAGTATTACTTAAAGCCTTATCAGGCGGTTTATAATGTTTCTTATAGCCGCTACGTAACTAAAAAATTAGCGGCGATATTAACGTTGAGTGAAGGAAGGTGGTTGGTAATGATTAACACCAAAATATATAAAGCGGTTTATGAACTAGCTGAAAAGCTTATGAAGGCCGCTGCGAAAGATGACCGCGCGACCTTTGAGGCTCTCTATGCAGAGTTGCAGGCGATTTGTATCGATAACGAACACACCGATAAAGATCACCCAGAGCAGTGGGAAACCCTGGCTGACTTTACCGAGGAGTTAGAGGATGCGCTGCCGATCTACCAAAAAGCCCTTGAGAAAGCCATTGCGAAGAACTCGAAAGACCATATGGCTTCTATCGGTTTTTCCATGGCAATGTTGCAAGTAGAGCTAGGCCAAACGGATGAGGCGATCGAAATGCTGCAACATGCTAAAGTCAGCGCCA containing:
- a CDS encoding DJ-1/PfpI family protein — translated: MNIGIYIYDQAEVLDFSGPFEVFTTASRVSDEDAPFSVFLIAEKDGPVTARAGYQVLPNATIDNHPPMDVLIIVGGVHTGEMANEKVKAWIADQAAIVQQVATVCTGIFLFANAQPGLKGRVTTHWDDQGDLRTQFPQLDVVEDVRWVDDGGVISSGGISAGIDMCLHLVAKLRSTELAEKTARQMEYRWDR
- the rlmF gene encoding 23S rRNA (adenine(1618)-N(6))-methyltransferase RlmF, translating into MSNPHRSEKSQARPVRKGLHPRNLHNQGYDFSALVQSHPALAPHVKPNAHGDLSIDFADPVAVKTLNAALLNRHYNIVDWDIPEGALCPPIPGRADYIHYMADLLGLEQRSIKLLDIGTGANGIYPLLACQIYGWQCVGSDINPQSLENVARIIANNPTLKERFTLRTQHDKNHIFEGIIQAGEFFDVSVCNPPFHASLDEALKGSQLKLNNLARSRGEQKPTTQTPTLNFGGLGAELWCKGGEQLFLKKLIRESKLYSAQCRWFTSLVSKTDNVKPAKKLIRKLGAVDVREIEMKQGNKITRVLAWTFM
- a CDS encoding nucleotidyltransferase family protein: MDHEALIKQWIMSDSDRLEALTIAAAQKLPGWCLAAGFVRNLVWDKLHDFSASTPLNDIDLIYFDSNDVSVSRDREIEQGLRGVSTFPWSVKNQARMHERNRDCPYTSTEDAMSFWVEVETAVGAALGDNGEVIIVAPFGVKPLFDYTVTLNPKRPKRTDFEARVYNKQWLQTWPKLVVNA
- a CDS encoding N-acetyltransferase gives rise to the protein MIRKCRERDIDQILEIWLSASIKAHAFVEAEFWASKVNEMRDVYIPASETFVFESDNQIAGFYSLYGNTLAAIFVSPELQGEGVGSAMLDDAKSRRECLQLSVYQENTPSINFYKKQGFILLGEQVDELTGHPELVMEYYG